The Spiroplasma citri genomic sequence AATCAGGTGATGTGGTTGATATTAAAACAGCAGCAACCCAAAAGCCAAATCACTCATGACTAGTTGTGGCAAAAACATCATCTGCTTTACAAAAAATTAAGAAATATTTGAAAAAAGAATTAGTTGAAGTGACTAGTGATGCAAAATCAGTTAATTTAGAAAAAATTAAACAAACTAAGTCACAAATTGAAGAATATATTGCAAAAAAAGATTTAAAATGAAAGTTAGTTAATTCAGAAACACAATTAGAACGATTGCATGCGATTAATTTTAATAATATTGAAGATTTTTTGTTAGATGTTGCTAATGATGAATATACTTTAGAAGAAGCAATTAATTTAGTTTATTTAGATCATGAAACAAGTCAAAATGAAAAAATTTTAAAAAAATTACAAGATAAACAATATAAAAAAGCACAATTAAAAGATGATATTATTGTCCAAGGAATTTCAAATATCAAAGTTGTTATTTCCCAATGTTGTTTGCCAATTCCATATGAAGACATTACCGGTTATGTTTCTAAAGCCGAAGGAATTAAAGTTCATTTAAAAACATGTCGTAATATTCAAAGTGGTGATAAGCAAGACCGACAAGTTGAAGTTAGTTGAAATGAAGCAGTTTGTAAAAATAAGCAATATGATTGTGCCATTCGGATTGAGGCAATTGACCGACCAGCCTTGCTAGTTGATGTAACAAAAGTATTAAGTCATTTAAATGCATCGGTTCAAATGATGAGCGCCAATGTTTCTGGTGATTTAATGAATTTAACAATTAAAACAATTATTAAGGTTAGTAATGCTGATCGCTTGCAACAAATTCGGTCATCATTATTGACAATTCCGGACATTAAAGTGGTAGAACGAGTTATGATGTAATGTCTTAATCCCTTCAGAACAAATAAAAAATATCATCTTCCTTGTTTTTTTGGTATAATGTATTTATAATTATTTAGAAACGTGGAGGAGACTATGACATTAAAGTCTTGACTAAAATTTAGTACTATATGATTTTTAGCAGTGATTGTAATTATTATTGCTGGGGCAGTTGTTCCAACATTAAATCAACAAGTAACAGCATTAAAACAAGAAATTATTAATTCATTAAGTGTTAAAGGATTAAACCCTAATCCATTAGAAACTTTACAGGGAGATAGTGCTTATAATATTTTAAATTTTTTATTATCATATGGTTCTTTTCAAGCAATTTTTAGTTTAAATGGATTTGCGCTTTTTAAATTTTGAGTAATTGATTTATATATTTTTGTTCCTATTTTTACATTAATTGCAGTTGGAACAGCAATTTTTGTAATTGTTTTATTAACAAATATAACAGCGGCACATTGAAAATGAAATGTTCGTTTATTAGTTGGGAAATGAATGACAAGAATTGGTAGTTTGACCTTGTATCTATCTTTATTTTTAGGATTATTTTTCATTGCCATTGCTGATGGTTTCGCTTTTGTCCTGCGTGAAAAAATTTGCTGATATAATTTAACTAATGGTCAAGGATTGGTAACTTGAATAAACAATGGACAATATCAACCAAATGTTTTTTCGATTTTCGGTTTAATAATTAATCAAGATGGCTTAGGAGCGTTTTTTGCTCAAGCACCAATGATTATGCAAGCAGGAGCCGTATTAATTATTTTTATGATGCCTCTTGCTGTTGCTAGTGTTGTGATTGGATTATCAATTCGTATTGCAATTGAATTATTATTACCATCATCAGCAGGTCATCGTGGTGGGTTTGTGACTACTTTTATGCAATGATTAGGATACATTAATATTTCTTCGCGCCGTGAACTTTGCCAACGCTTAGGAAGCAATATTGGCATGATTTTATTAATGATTGGTTTTATTGTTATTATGATTTTCCCTGCTTTCACATCAACAACCGGATATGTGACAGCTAACTGAATTATTTTACTAGTTGCAATAGTATTAATGATAATTAGTTTTATTCCACTTTATTTTATGTTATTTTGTTTAGCACGTTTACAAGAATTTTCATATAATTTATTAATGTTTGTTCAAATGCTAACATGGTTGGTAATTGGTTTACTTTGACAAACTTTAATGTGAACAATATTTAGACAATATTTTCAATATCCAGCCGTTGTGCCTGTAATTACGACTTTCTTTTTTGTTAATATTTTGTTAGTTTCGTTTTATTTATTGGTTCGAGGATATCGAAAATAGGTTTTTGGTAAGAACTTCTTTGAAATAAAAAAGTTTTTTTCATTTGGTATGCTATAATCCTATTAATTAATTATGAAAGAGAAGGGAATATTAAAATGACAAAATTTACAGCAAATGCAATTCGCAAAATGTGGTTAGATTTTTTTCGTAGTAAGGATCATTATGAATTACCTTCAGTATCATTGATTCCCGTTGATGATCCGTCATTATTATGAATTAATTCTGGAGTGGCAACATTAAAACCATATTTTGATGGGCGAAAAACGCCACCATCACCACGCTTAACAAATTCACAAAAATCAATTCGAACTAATGATATTGAAAATGTTGGTTATACAGCACGTCATCATACTTTATTTGAAATGCTTGGTAATTTTTCAATTGGTGATTACTTTAAAAAAGAAGCAATTATGTATGCTTGAGAATTTTTAACTGATAAAAAATGAATTGGATTTGATCCTGCCAAATTATATGTCACAATTTATAAAGATGACCAAGAAGCTTATGAAATTTGACGCAATGTAATTGGTTTAAGTGATGAACGAATTATTAAAGGTGATAAAGATACTAATTTTTGAGAAATTGGAGCAGGGCCATGTGGACCTAATACCGAAATTTTTTATGACCGTGGGGAAAAATATGATCCTGAGCAGATAGGTTTAAAGTTATTACAAGATGATTTAGAAAATGACCGTTATTTGGAAGTTTGAAATATTGTTTTTTCACAGTATAATAATAATGGCAATGGTACATATACTGACTTACCACGAAAAAACATTGATACTGGTGCTGGATTAGAGCGAATTGCTTCAATTATTCAAGAAACACCAACTAATTTTGAAACTGATTTATTTATGCCAATTATTAAAGCTGTTGAAAAATTAGTAAATGTAAAATATCATTATGATGAAACGGCATTGTTTAGCAATAATTCAGAACAATTAAAAATTAATACTGCATTTAAAGTGATTGCTGATCATATTCGGGCAGTTACTTTTGCAATTGTTGATGGAGCTTTTCCCGGGAATAAAGATCGTGGTTATGTTATTCGACGTTTAATTCGTCGTGCTAGTTTATACGGGAAAAAAATTGATTTAACAGAACCATTTTTATTCAAATTAGTGGGAACAGTAGTTAAAATTATGCAAGAATATTATTCTTATTTAGTTGAAAAACAACCAATTGTTGAACAAGCTGTGTTAGATGAAGAAAAAAAATTTTTAAAAACATTAGAACAGGGAAGTAAACTTTTCAATGAAGTTAAAACAAAATATGGAACGATTTCAAAAGAACATGCTTTTCGTTTATTTGAAAGTTATGGTTTTCCAATTGAATTAATTGAAGAAGAAGCACATGAAGTAGGAATTAATGTTGATCGTGCTGGTTTTGATGAATTATTAGAAAATGCAAAAACAATTTCACGTACTAATCGAAAAGATATTAAAGCAATTCATTTACAAAGCGAACTTTTTACAAAATTGGATGTTGCTAGTCAATTTGTTGGTTATGAATATGAACAAGTTAATAATACAGAAATTGTCTTTATGTTTGCTGATGATAAGCCAGTCACAAAATTAACTAATACAACAGGATATATAATTTTAAAAGAAACGCCATTTTATGCTGAAAAAGGTGGGCAAGCAGCTGATCACGGTTTAATTTTAAAAGATAACACGACAGCTTATGTTCTAGATGTGCAACAAGGACCAAATAAACAACATTTACATTTTGTTAAAGTTGAAGGGACACTTGCGATTGGTGATTTGGTCAATGCTTCAATTGATAGTGATCGTCGTTTTTATACTCGGAAAAATCATTCAGGGACACATTTAATTCATGCTGCTTTACGAGAAGTGTTGGGAAACCATGTTATGCAAACTGGTTCTTATAACGATGCTGAACGTTTACGTATTGATATTACTCATAATCAAGCAATTACACCAGCAGAAATTACAGCTGTGGAAGGTTCTGTTGCAAAGGCAATTAAGACAGCAATCCCTTGCGAAATAATTTATACTGATATGCAAACAGCATTAGATGTTCATCATGCGCTAGCTTTTTTTACAGAAAAATATGATGCTGAAGTTCGAATTGTTAAATTTGGCACTTATTCTTGTGAACTTTGTGGAGGAACCCATGTTGCTAATTCACAAGATGTTGAAGACTTACTAGTAACTGGTCTTGAATCAAAAGGAGCTGGAACATTTCGAATTCATGCGATTACTTCAAATAAAACAATTGCTAGTTATTTAAATGAGCAATTTTTAAAAGAAAAAACTGAGGCAATTAATTATTTTGATAAATATAATCAAGGCAAGGCTGCATTACTTGATCAAAGTTTAGATCAAACCTGAGAACAAATTAGTAATCTAACTGTTTCAAAACCAAATTGAAAACAGTTAAAAGAATTAGTAGCACAATTTAAAGAAGATTTTAAACGTTGACAAAAACAATATGATAATATTTTAATTCAACAATTTGTGAAACAATATAACACCTTTTTACCACAAGATAAAAATGGAATTAATTTTTTAACTCATCAATTTACAACAAAAGTTGATATTAATGCTTTAAAAGTGTTAATTGATGATTATAAAGCTCGATATAGAAACTTACTAATTTTCTTAGTTGATGTTAGTGATGAAACGCAAGCGACATTAATTGTTGGTGTTAGTGACGATTTACATGATCGTTATCAAGCTGGTAAAATTATTCAACAATTAAATCCACTACTGAATGGTAAAGGTGGCGGCAATAACAGTGTTGCTCAAAGTGGTTTTAACAATAAAGATAAGACTGTTCTTGTTAAATTATTAACTAACCCTCTGGAATTTTTAAAACATCATGGCTAAGTATTATTTAGCAGTTGATGTTGGTAGTAAAACACTAGGCTTAGCGACAAGCCAGGGTTTGATTGCAACTGGTTATGGTGTTTATCGCTTTCCAGAAAATGATTTTTTACAAGCAGCACAATATTTGGCGGGGTTAATTACAACTGAACAATTTAGTGATATTATTGTTGGCTATCCAAAAAATATGAATAATACAATTGGACCCCGTGCTTTAATGGTTAGTGATTTTGTTAATTTATTAAAACAATTATTAGATCCAACGATAACAATTCACTTGGTTGATGAACGATTAACAACACATCAAGCTCATCAAATAATGTTAGAAGCAAATCTTTCCCGCCAGAAACGAAAACAAAAAAAAGATAGTTTAGCCGCACAATTAATTTTAGAAACATATTTACATCAAAAATAAAAGAGCTCTCTGCTTTTATCTTTTTAATGCTTAATTATACAAGTATTAATATCAAAAACAAAAAAAAAAAAAAATAATATAATTTTAAAGAAAGAATTTATTGACGATTATAATTTAAAATTTGAGGTAAAATGATGGCTAGTAAGAAATTAAATGAAACAAAACAATTACAAGAAGTTAATAATAATTTAAAAATAAATGTTAATGAAACAATGCTTGTTAAAATGCTAACTAAGTCTTGAAAAAAAATCAGAACCATATTTAAAGTTAATGGAAGAATATCAAAATTTAAATTCAAATAGTTCAATTGATTGAAATCAACGTTATGAAAAAGAATATGAAAAATTTGTTAAATTATTATTAGGAGAAAATGCACAATTTAAAAAAATCCCAGGTAAGAAGTCATCATTATTTAAAAAAGAATTGACAAAAAATGCAAGCAGTAACAAGAAAACTATGGGATTAAATCCTAGTCAGTTAAAATTATTGGCAAAACGAAAATTATCGCGAGTTGAAGATTTATTTCCATCGCGAGTTGTCCGTGGTTATCAAGCATCACAAGCAACAATTGAATCAGAGTTAAAGGAACCACGTCAAACTTTTTTAAATAATAATGAATCTGTCTTAGCAAATTTGACAACTGAGCACAAGTTGTTAAGAATGAAAAACTAGCATTAGATGAAAATATAAATCCTGTGAAAGTGTCTTCTTCATCAGAAAAATATGAAAATATTATTAGTAAGTTAAATCCAAATCAACAGCGATTAATTCGACAACGGAACGAACATTATGGCCGATTTCAAAGTCAAACGCAAGGTTCAAAAAATAATAGTTTAAACGAAGAAACTATTGAATCAAAAAGGATTTAATGTACAAGCTAAGGAACATGCAAATAATTGAGGATTAAATAAAAATCAATTACAGTTGTTATCACGTCGAGATAATACTAAGTATGATGTCCATCCATATCTGAACCGAGCACGCGAAGGGGCTATTATTATCCAGAAGAAGATTATTCTTTATCACGGGATCTTAAACCACGGTCATTAGATGAAATTAAAGACCAAATGAATTTAAGCAAAAATCAATTAGAATTATTATCACGCCGGAATTTACATCCTTCAGAGTGAAAACAGTATATGCATCAAATAACACACAAAAAAGAGAAAGATGAAACAACGAT encodes the following:
- the alaS gene encoding alanine--tRNA ligase, producing the protein MTKFTANAIRKMWLDFFRSKDHYELPSVSLIPVDDPSLLWINSGVATLKPYFDGRKTPPSPRLTNSQKSIRTNDIENVGYTARHHTLFEMLGNFSIGDYFKKEAIMYAWEFLTDKKWIGFDPAKLYVTIYKDDQEAYEIWRNVIGLSDERIIKGDKDTNFWEIGAGPCGPNTEIFYDRGEKYDPEQIGLKLLQDDLENDRYLEVWNIVFSQYNNNGNGTYTDLPRKNIDTGAGLERIASIIQETPTNFETDLFMPIIKAVEKLVNVKYHYDETALFSNNSEQLKINTAFKVIADHIRAVTFAIVDGAFPGNKDRGYVIRRLIRRASLYGKKIDLTEPFLFKLVGTVVKIMQEYYSYLVEKQPIVEQAVLDEEKKFLKTLEQGSKLFNEVKTKYGTISKEHAFRLFESYGFPIELIEEEAHEVGINVDRAGFDELLENAKTISRTNRKDIKAIHLQSELFTKLDVASQFVGYEYEQVNNTEIVFMFADDKPVTKLTNTTGYIILKETPFYAEKGGQAADHGLILKDNTTAYVLDVQQGPNKQHLHFVKVEGTLAIGDLVNASIDSDRRFYTRKNHSGTHLIHAALREVLGNHVMQTGSYNDAERLRIDITHNQAITPAEITAVEGSVAKAIKTAIPCEIIYTDMQTALDVHHALAFFTEKYDAEVRIVKFGTYSCELCGGTHVANSQDVEDLLVTGLESKGAGTFRIHAITSNKTIASYLNEQFLKEKTEAINYFDKYNQGKAALLDQSLDQTWEQISNLTVSKPNWKQLKELVAQFKEDFKRWQKQYDNILIQQFVKQYNTFLPQDKNGINFLTHQFTTKVDINALKVLIDDYKARYRNLLIFLVDVSDETQATLIVGVSDDLHDRYQAGKIIQQLNPLLNGKGGGNNSVAQSGFNNKDKTVLVKLLTNPLEFLKHHG
- the ruvX gene encoding Holliday junction resolvase RuvX, which codes for MAKYYLAVDVGSKTLGLATSQGLIATGYGVYRFPENDFLQAAQYLAGLITTEQFSDIIVGYPKNMNNTIGPRALMVSDFVNLLKQLLDPTITIHLVDERLTTHQAHQIMLEANLSRQKRKQKKDSLAAQLILETYLHQK
- the scm1 gene encoding motility-associated protein Scm1, which produces MTLKSWLKFSTIWFLAVIVIIIAGAVVPTLNQQVTALKQEIINSLSVKGLNPNPLETLQGDSAYNILNFLLSYGSFQAIFSLNGFALFKFWVIDLYIFVPIFTLIAVGTAIFVIVLLTNITAAHWKWNVRLLVGKWMTRIGSLTLYLSLFLGLFFIAIADGFAFVLREKICWYNLTNGQGLVTWINNGQYQPNVFSIFGLIINQDGLGAFFAQAPMIMQAGAVLIIFMMPLAVASVVIGLSIRIAIELLLPSSAGHRGGFVTTFMQWLGYINISSRRELCQRLGSNIGMILLMIGFIVIMIFPAFTSTTGYVTANWIILLVAIVLMIISFIPLYFMLFCLARLQEFSYNLLMFVQMLTWLVIGLLWQTLMWTIFRQYFQYPAVVPVITTFFFVNILLVSFYLLVRGYRK